A single Rattus norvegicus strain BN/NHsdMcwi chromosome 5, GRCr8, whole genome shotgun sequence DNA region contains:
- the Shisal2a gene encoding protein shisa-like-2A isoform X1: protein MSGACSSYVSAEQEVVRGFSCPLPGGEAAAVFCCGFRDHKYCCDDPHSFFPYEHNYMWWLSIGALVGLSTAAVVLLAFLITAFVLCYLFISSKPHTKLDPGLSLQTTALLES from the exons ATGAGCGGCGCCTGCTCGAGCTACGTGAGCGCGGAGCAGGAGGTAGTGCGTGGCTTCAGCTGCCCGCTGCCGGGGGGCGAAGCGGCTGCTGTCTTCTGCTGTGGCTTCCGCGACCACAAGTACTGCTGCGATGACCCGCACAGCTTCTTCCCCTACGAGCACAACTACATGTGGTGGCTCAG CATCGGAGCACTTGTGGGCCTGTCCACGGCAGCAGTGGTCCTTCTGGCCTTCCTCATCACTGCCTTTGTGCTCTGCTACCTGTTCATCAGCTCAAAGCCTCACACGAAGCTGGACCCAGGCCTAAGCTTACAGACAACAG CCCTTCTAGAATCCTGA
- the Shisal2a gene encoding protein shisa-like-2A: MSGACSSYVSAEQEVVRGFSCPLPGGEAAAVFCCGFRDHKYCCDDPHSFFPYEHNYMWWLSIGALVGLSTAAVVLLAFLITAFVLCYLFISSKPHTKLDPGLSLQTTGSKEMSPDHQGLNTAIMMEVPGVSSPRQSSSLNTRLESNERQTVGPRGLLQNQFMATVTASHIPDSPEEASVPTPDPYGPAP, encoded by the exons ATGAGCGGCGCCTGCTCGAGCTACGTGAGCGCGGAGCAGGAGGTAGTGCGTGGCTTCAGCTGCCCGCTGCCGGGGGGCGAAGCGGCTGCTGTCTTCTGCTGTGGCTTCCGCGACCACAAGTACTGCTGCGATGACCCGCACAGCTTCTTCCCCTACGAGCACAACTACATGTGGTGGCTCAG CATCGGAGCACTTGTGGGCCTGTCCACGGCAGCAGTGGTCCTTCTGGCCTTCCTCATCACTGCCTTTGTGCTCTGCTACCTGTTCATCAGCTCAAAGCCTCACACGAAGCTGGACCCAGGCCTAAGCTTACAGACAACAG GCTCCAAGGAGATGTCACCTGACCACCAAGGTTTGAACACGGCAATCATGATGGAGGTGCCAGGGGTAAGCTCTCCCAGGCAGAGTTCATCCTTGAACACACGGCTGGAAAGCAATGAGAGGCAGACTGTGGGTCCCAGAGGTCTTCTCCAGAACCAGTTCATGGCTACAGTGACTGCTAGCCACATTCCAGACAGCCCCGAAGAGGCCTCTGTCCCCACCCCTGACCCATATGGACCAGCTCCATAA